The Sediminispirochaeta bajacaliforniensis DSM 16054 genome window below encodes:
- a CDS encoding ABC transporter permease produces the protein MLGVRKKQASKKAGHRELGVFFALLLLILFFSITSPFFFKLNNLINIVRQISLLGIIAMGMTMVIVSGEIDLSVGAIYGAAAIVSGMVLTHGGTVFLAVVAALATGIFFGALNGVLTTYGRIPALIVTLGMMNIARGAALVLCNARVISLSKRTVESSGLGAFLFLGQGKVFHIPVVSIIFIAVVIIANFLYSKTLLGFRLRAVGGNKLAAKAAGLNQNLIKIAAFGITGLLCALAGILNLSFLANVQGTTGTGLEMDVISAVIIGGTSLSGGEGTIIGTLIGVLIMGVLKNGIILLGVSPFFQMLIIGIVIIVAVGIDMWSRKAQ, from the coding sequence ATGCTGGGAGTCAGAAAAAAGCAGGCCTCGAAAAAGGCCGGACATCGGGAGTTGGGAGTGTTTTTCGCTCTTCTCCTACTCATTCTCTTTTTTTCCATTACATCTCCGTTTTTTTTCAAATTGAATAACCTGATCAACATTGTTCGCCAGATTTCTCTTCTCGGGATCATTGCCATGGGGATGACGATGGTAATTGTTTCCGGTGAGATCGATCTCTCCGTCGGAGCCATCTACGGTGCCGCAGCGATTGTCAGCGGCATGGTACTTACCCACGGCGGCACTGTTTTTCTTGCCGTTGTCGCGGCATTGGCCACCGGCATCTTTTTCGGTGCACTCAACGGGGTCCTGACGACCTACGGGAGAATTCCCGCTCTGATTGTCACCCTGGGGATGATGAATATCGCCCGGGGTGCTGCCTTGGTACTATGTAACGCCCGGGTTATTTCCCTTTCAAAGCGAACGGTGGAAAGTTCCGGACTCGGGGCCTTTCTTTTCCTCGGTCAGGGTAAGGTTTTTCACATCCCGGTGGTGAGTATCATCTTTATCGCCGTGGTCATCATTGCCAATTTTCTCTACTCGAAGACCCTTCTCGGATTTCGCTTACGGGCCGTAGGAGGAAATAAATTGGCTGCCAAGGCTGCCGGTCTCAACCAAAATCTGATAAAAATAGCGGCTTTCGGCATCACCGGCCTGCTCTGCGCCTTGGCCGGCATCCTCAACCTCTCTTTTCTTGCCAATGTCCAGGGAACAACAGGGACCGGCCTTGAGATGGATGTCATATCGGCGGTTATTATCGGCGGCACTTCGTTGTCGGGGGGGGAAGGGACCATTATCGGCACCCTCATCGGTGTGCTTATCATGGGGGTCCTGAAAAACGGTATCATTTTGCTCGGCGTCTCCCCCTTCTTTCAGATGCTCATTATCGGCATTGTCATCATTGTCGCCGTCGGTATCGATATGTGGTCGAGGAAAGCACAATGA
- a CDS encoding sugar ABC transporter ATP-binding protein has protein sequence MKPMVAFEHISKSFPGVKALSDISFSIERGEVHAIVGENGAGKSTLMNLLGGLFSPTEGAIFFEGAEVAIPNEQASLGMGIGIVYQELRLCPNLTIAENLFLGRELHDGHRLDWRCMKERSKKVLCDLGMDLSPDALVRSLSIAEQQIVEIAKSLTRDIKVLVLDEPTSALTIRESENLFANIRKLKDEGVTIIYISHRLEEIMELSDHITVLRDGEYKGTFETGSVQIDDLVRLIAGKKLIEVLERGDQTSEKNGVSSEVILSLRNLESADGKVRNVSFDLHKGEVLGIYGVQGAGRTELLETIFGIRKKGAGEMLFGSETLENRSPAQAIKNGFAMVPEDRRQVGIFPNMNILENINISNKNDVSSLGGLLHKRRMVKISDHYREEVGIKAKDIYQNITHLSGGNQQKVVISRWLATNPRVLLVDELTRGVDVGAKAEIFSVLRMLRSRGLGIIMVSSELQEVIAESDRVLVMKNGAVVKELSGEAIDKDNIIRYALVG, from the coding sequence ATGAAGCCGATGGTCGCCTTTGAACATATCTCAAAGAGCTTTCCCGGCGTCAAGGCCCTTTCGGATATCTCTTTTTCCATAGAACGCGGTGAAGTACACGCAATCGTCGGGGAGAACGGCGCAGGAAAATCCACCTTGATGAACCTGCTCGGCGGGCTCTTTTCTCCCACCGAAGGAGCGATCTTTTTCGAGGGAGCCGAGGTCGCCATTCCGAACGAACAGGCCTCTCTCGGTATGGGAATCGGTATTGTCTATCAGGAATTACGTCTTTGTCCCAATCTCACCATTGCCGAAAACCTTTTTCTCGGCCGGGAGCTTCACGACGGCCATAGGCTGGACTGGCGGTGCATGAAAGAGCGTTCGAAAAAGGTGCTCTGCGACTTGGGCATGGATCTTTCTCCCGACGCTCTTGTCAGGAGCCTTTCCATTGCCGAACAGCAGATTGTTGAAATCGCAAAATCCCTTACCAGGGATATCAAGGTCCTGGTCCTTGATGAACCCACTTCGGCCCTGACGATTCGGGAATCAGAGAATCTTTTTGCCAATATCAGGAAGCTGAAGGACGAAGGTGTCACGATCATCTACATTTCTCACCGCCTTGAGGAAATCATGGAGCTGAGCGATCACATCACTGTTCTTCGGGATGGTGAGTATAAGGGGACCTTCGAGACCGGTTCCGTTCAGATTGATGATTTGGTGAGGTTGATCGCAGGGAAAAAGCTGATAGAGGTCCTGGAACGGGGGGATCAAACCTCTGAGAAGAACGGTGTCTCCTCCGAAGTTATTCTGTCCCTTCGAAATTTGGAAAGTGCCGACGGAAAGGTGCGGAATGTGAGTTTCGACCTCCACAAGGGTGAGGTCCTCGGTATTTACGGCGTGCAGGGGGCAGGGAGGACCGAACTGCTCGAAACCATATTCGGTATCAGGAAGAAGGGTGCAGGTGAGATGCTCTTTGGTTCCGAAACCCTTGAAAACAGAAGTCCTGCCCAGGCGATTAAAAACGGCTTTGCCATGGTTCCCGAAGACCGGCGTCAGGTCGGCATCTTTCCCAACATGAATATCCTGGAGAATATCAATATCTCGAACAAAAACGATGTTTCCTCTCTCGGCGGTTTGCTGCATAAGCGGCGTATGGTAAAGATCTCCGACCACTACCGGGAAGAGGTGGGAATCAAGGCAAAGGATATCTACCAGAACATCACGCACTTAAGCGGAGGTAACCAGCAAAAGGTCGTCATCAGCAGATGGCTTGCAACAAATCCCAGGGTTCTTCTTGTCGACGAATTGACCCGCGGTGTGGATGTCGGTGCAAAGGCCGAGATTTTTTCGGTCCTGAGAATGCTCAGATCGAGAGGACTCGGCATCATCATGGTTTCCTCGGAGCTGCAGGAGGTTATCGCGGAGTCCGACCGCGTTCTCGTGATGAAGAACGGTGCAGTGGTTAAAGAGCTTAGCGGTGAGGCCATCGATAAAGATAACATCATTCGATATGCCCTGGTCGGGTAG
- a CDS encoding sugar ABC transporter substrate-binding protein: MRKKTLFLVLMLCFGILIAGANGTQEAGSASDSDAINITVVYHDTGIEFGQVIKSGAMAAAKEFGANVNWVGPIGINVDEQVNFIENAITAGVDGLAISNVNAEALNPMIDKAMDAGIPVVTFNSEAPGSKRLAFYGQDLKQSGYVQGQILAEYMKGKGKVIITSGDASASWSQDREAGVRKALAEYPDIEIVQVVSTGWEEQQMYAAIENALLANPDLGGLATLGAPTTMAGGRALLRSGRFDKVMHVGHDFMPETLDNIKAGATKATLSQNPYMQGYLPVKNLYLYITTGVKLKSEDTGIVRCDASNVDTYLQKLEDGEPIG, encoded by the coding sequence ATGCGTAAAAAAACATTGTTTCTGGTATTGATGCTCTGCTTCGGTATTCTGATTGCAGGTGCGAACGGCACGCAGGAGGCCGGTTCAGCCTCAGACAGCGACGCCATCAATATTACCGTTGTCTATCACGACACGGGGATCGAATTCGGCCAGGTCATCAAAAGCGGTGCCATGGCTGCTGCCAAGGAGTTTGGCGCCAACGTGAACTGGGTCGGTCCCATCGGGATCAACGTGGACGAACAGGTCAACTTCATAGAAAATGCCATTACTGCAGGTGTCGACGGTCTTGCCATATCGAATGTAAACGCCGAAGCCCTTAACCCCATGATCGATAAAGCCATGGATGCCGGAATCCCCGTAGTTACCTTCAACAGTGAGGCTCCGGGATCAAAGCGCCTTGCCTTCTACGGCCAGGACCTGAAGCAATCGGGGTATGTTCAGGGACAAATTCTTGCCGAGTACATGAAGGGGAAGGGCAAGGTGATTATCACCAGCGGTGATGCTTCCGCTTCCTGGTCACAGGACAGAGAGGCTGGTGTTCGCAAGGCCCTTGCCGAATATCCCGATATCGAGATCGTTCAGGTGGTCAGCACGGGCTGGGAAGAGCAGCAGATGTATGCCGCAATCGAGAATGCCCTGCTTGCAAACCCCGATCTTGGAGGGCTTGCCACCCTTGGAGCTCCCACTACCATGGCCGGAGGTCGGGCCCTGCTGCGCAGCGGACGCTTCGACAAGGTCATGCATGTGGGCCACGACTTTATGCCCGAGACCCTGGACAATATCAAGGCCGGTGCAACCAAGGCAACCCTGAGCCAGAATCCCTACATGCAGGGATACCTGCCGGTAAAGAATCTTTATCTCTATATTACCACAGGAGTGAAGCTGAAGAGTGAAGATACGGGAATCGTTCGCTGCGATGCAAGCAATGTCGATACCTATCTGCAGAAACTTGAGGACGGAGAGCCGATCGGCTGA
- a CDS encoding ribokinase: protein MERKPRIQVIGSYAVGMTMGTDRFPKEGETVPGYGFCQLHGGKGSNQAVGAARGGGEVHFTSCIGRDRMGDDAISMLRKEGIGTETVFRNSEASTGVGFVMVGSSGENEILIDLGANEKLGRNHIDTIFTSSPLPEIILVQLEANLDAVHYAIRRADEKGIPVVLNPAPFRAVPDGMVAAASYITPNQTEAQSLLGRTGDPETLCRELSAKYGNIVVLTAGKHGAFIVEDGKPVHIPVPAVAVKDTTGAGDCFNAALTVALAEGKELRDAVTFANAAASLSVQVPGVIESLPFRAAVEDFLKKQR from the coding sequence GTGGAACGGAAACCCAGAATACAGGTAATTGGCAGCTATGCTGTGGGGATGACCATGGGAACGGACCGGTTTCCCAAAGAGGGCGAAACCGTACCCGGCTACGGCTTTTGTCAGCTGCACGGAGGGAAAGGTTCAAACCAGGCCGTCGGCGCGGCAAGGGGTGGGGGGGAAGTCCATTTTACTTCCTGCATCGGCCGTGATCGAATGGGAGACGATGCGATATCGATGCTCCGTAAAGAAGGAATCGGAACCGAAACGGTGTTCAGAAACTCCGAGGCCTCTACAGGAGTAGGCTTTGTCATGGTCGGTTCCAGCGGGGAGAATGAAATTCTTATCGATTTGGGAGCAAACGAAAAACTGGGCCGAAACCATATCGATACGATTTTTACTTCTTCTCCACTTCCCGAGATCATCCTGGTACAGCTTGAGGCAAACCTCGATGCTGTTCACTATGCCATCAGACGAGCAGACGAAAAAGGCATTCCCGTGGTCCTGAATCCGGCACCCTTTCGTGCCGTTCCCGATGGAATGGTTGCTGCGGCAAGCTACATCACCCCGAACCAAACCGAGGCACAGTCCTTGCTGGGCAGAACAGGCGATCCTGAAACCCTTTGCCGAGAGTTGTCGGCAAAGTATGGCAATATCGTGGTATTAACGGCAGGGAAACACGGGGCCTTTATTGTGGAAGATGGAAAGCCGGTGCATATTCCCGTCCCTGCCGTGGCGGTGAAGGATACCACGGGAGCGGGAGACTGCTTTAATGCGGCCCTTACCGTCGCCTTGGCAGAAGGGAAAGAACTTCGCGATGCCGTCACCTTTGCCAATGCGGCAGCAAGCCTTTCGGTTCAGGTTCCGGGGGTTATCGAATCCTTGCCCTTCAGGGCTGCGGTCGAAGATTTCTTAAAAAAACAACGATAG
- the rbsD gene encoding D-ribose pyranase, giving the protein MKKSRILSKPLNDAIAAMGHGDFIIISDAGFPIPEGKRVDLAIEADKPSIMEILDLMVSDFIYERVIVAEEQKENNPNLYNAIEKLCDRCNVETIPHAQLIEQYPEKAKFIVRTGAFEPWGNVILCSGVDAPVWFKKPGTKVPGYYEERASYEEK; this is encoded by the coding sequence ATGAAAAAGAGCAGAATATTGAGCAAACCCCTGAACGATGCGATTGCAGCCATGGGCCACGGCGATTTCATCATTATCTCCGATGCCGGCTTCCCCATTCCCGAAGGGAAACGGGTCGATCTTGCCATAGAAGCAGATAAGCCCAGTATCATGGAAATTCTGGATCTGATGGTTTCCGACTTCATCTACGAACGAGTGATTGTTGCCGAGGAGCAGAAAGAAAACAACCCTAATCTCTACAACGCCATTGAAAAGCTCTGTGACCGTTGCAACGTTGAGACCATTCCCCATGCCCAGCTGATTGAGCAGTATCCTGAAAAGGCCAAGTTTATTGTCAGAACGGGGGCTTTCGAACCCTGGGGAAATGTCATTCTCTGTTCCGGGGTCGATGCTCCTGTATGGTTCAAGAAACCAGGAACGAAGGTTCCCGGCTATTACGAGGAGCGGGCTTCCTACGAAGAAAAATAG
- the deoC gene encoding deoxyribose-phosphate aldolase — protein MNKKELAGKIQFTDVNPDRTREGIVRHLEACMELGVQAAMISPCWVPLAKEMLQGTGIKIATTVNFPQATDTPEMKAAVIPLLARMGADEFDFPPNPAFLLSGMQDAYAEEIALVVRVAHDHGLVVKAMLEFGYLKDRGMKIDAVRLSSQAGVDWAKNSSGWGKGGSPATVEDIALLKEYVIPPCRVKASGKVNSMAKALAILESGAELIGTSSAREILLGGEGSKDNY, from the coding sequence ATGAATAAGAAAGAACTTGCCGGAAAAATCCAGTTCACCGACGTTAATCCCGATCGTACACGGGAAGGAATTGTTCGACACCTCGAGGCTTGTATGGAACTTGGGGTCCAGGCGGCCATGATCTCTCCCTGCTGGGTACCCCTTGCAAAAGAGATGTTGCAGGGAACCGGCATTAAAATCGCCACCACCGTTAATTTCCCCCAGGCAACCGATACGCCGGAGATGAAGGCTGCGGTCATTCCTCTTCTTGCAAGGATGGGAGCTGATGAGTTCGACTTTCCCCCTAATCCGGCATTTTTATTGTCCGGGATGCAGGATGCATATGCCGAAGAGATTGCTCTGGTTGTCCGTGTTGCCCATGACCATGGCTTAGTCGTGAAGGCGATGCTGGAATTCGGTTATCTCAAGGATCGCGGAATGAAGATCGATGCGGTGCGTCTTTCCTCCCAGGCCGGCGTGGACTGGGCAAAGAATTCCAGCGGATGGGGCAAGGGCGGCTCCCCTGCAACGGTGGAGGATATAGCTTTACTGAAAGAGTATGTAATCCCACCTTGCCGGGTGAAGGCTTCGGGAAAGGTGAATTCCATGGCAAAGGCCCTTGCCATTCTCGAATCTGGTGCTGAGCTTATCGGTACCAGTTCGGCGCGGGAGATTCTTCTCGGTGGTGAAGGTTCGAAAGACAATTATTGA
- a CDS encoding uroporphyrinogen decarboxylase family protein, translating to MDYRKRVLQALNHEVSDRTPVDFLATPEIWEKLIRHFDIAQADTLQGFFDPAWEEVLRKLDVDCRVVSYDQFCKPPESLFEADEREEWWDVMGRSTPARMWRRVKDGEYARCIFGRLFKRVKNETGVYESNVDVLADASCVDDLKQHCWPDPDWWDFSALPSVIKEINGENRYHIRYRIGTVFELAWQLRGLDTFFMDLALNPDMVEYMLDRITDILCEVTERALSAGKDLIDMVYFYDDVASNSNLLISKDMWNQFIRPRHEKIIAVAKRYDTSIMYHSDGALRTLLPELIDMGIDVLNPIQPDAAGMALRGLKDDFGDRLCFHGGIDIKETLPKGSVDDVRAEVADRIGILGESGGYIMASSHHIQSDTPLENVLAMYDFEEK from the coding sequence ATGGATTATCGAAAAAGGGTTCTTCAGGCCCTGAACCATGAAGTAAGCGACCGGACACCGGTTGATTTTCTTGCTACCCCGGAAATTTGGGAAAAGCTTATCCGTCATTTCGACATTGCGCAGGCCGATACGCTTCAAGGATTTTTCGATCCCGCCTGGGAAGAGGTCCTTCGTAAGCTGGATGTCGATTGCCGTGTCGTCTCCTACGATCAATTCTGCAAACCTCCCGAATCCCTTTTCGAGGCAGATGAACGGGAAGAGTGGTGGGACGTGATGGGGAGATCGACCCCTGCCAGGATGTGGCGGCGGGTGAAGGATGGCGAGTATGCCCGTTGTATCTTCGGTCGGCTTTTTAAACGGGTGAAAAACGAAACCGGTGTCTACGAGTCGAATGTGGATGTCCTTGCCGATGCGAGCTGCGTGGATGACCTGAAACAGCACTGCTGGCCGGATCCCGATTGGTGGGATTTTTCCGCCCTCCCTTCGGTCATCAAGGAGATCAACGGCGAAAATCGTTATCACATACGATATCGGATTGGGACCGTCTTCGAGCTTGCCTGGCAGCTGCGGGGGCTTGATACCTTTTTCATGGACCTTGCTCTTAATCCCGATATGGTGGAATACATGCTCGACCGCATTACGGATATCCTCTGTGAGGTAACCGAGCGGGCCCTGAGCGCCGGTAAAGATCTCATCGACATGGTCTATTTCTACGATGACGTTGCTTCGAACAGCAACCTTCTCATTTCGAAGGATATGTGGAACCAGTTTATACGACCGAGGCATGAAAAGATCATTGCCGTGGCAAAGCGTTACGATACGTCGATTATGTACCATTCCGACGGTGCCCTGCGGACGCTTCTTCCCGAATTGATCGACATGGGTATCGATGTACTGAACCCTATCCAGCCAGATGCTGCAGGAATGGCGCTTCGCGGTTTGAAGGATGACTTCGGCGACCGACTTTGTTTTCACGGCGGAATAGATATCAAGGAAACCCTGCCCAAGGGAAGCGTCGATGATGTCAGGGCGGAGGTTGCCGACAGAATTGGCATCCTTGGAGAAAGCGGCGGCTATATCATGGCCAGCTCCCACCACATCCAGTCTGACACTCCCTTAGAGAACGTCCTTGCCATGTACGATTTTGAAGAAAAGTAG
- a CDS encoding ribokinase, with protein MKILNYGSLNIDHVYRVPHIVRPGETLASGDLKLFAGGKGANQSVAIAKTGVEVWHAGKVGGDAQWLLDILKEAGVHTDLVRVWDGPTGHAIIQVAESGENSIVLFGGGNRRIEVGEIEGTMESFGTGDVLVLQNEINNVPEIMKAAAKKGMKIYLNPAPFSEEVLSWPLELLDTLVVNETEGMELAKSEGTPEEVLDRLTSRYPDIDIIMTAGKQGAYYGREKAREYVPIVDAPVVDTTAAGDTFLGYYLASRIAGASPKAAMERATVASSITVSRPGAMESIPTASEVDKKLGL; from the coding sequence ATGAAGATTCTGAACTACGGCTCACTGAACATCGATCACGTCTATCGGGTGCCCCACATCGTACGACCGGGTGAAACCCTTGCAAGCGGAGACCTCAAGCTTTTTGCAGGTGGTAAAGGGGCAAACCAGTCCGTAGCCATCGCCAAGACGGGAGTGGAGGTATGGCATGCAGGAAAGGTAGGAGGCGATGCACAATGGCTTCTTGATATTCTGAAGGAAGCCGGTGTACATACCGACTTGGTACGAGTATGGGATGGTCCCACGGGACACGCCATCATCCAGGTTGCGGAGAGCGGGGAAAACTCCATCGTTCTCTTCGGCGGTGGGAACCGGCGTATCGAGGTGGGGGAGATTGAAGGAACCATGGAAAGCTTCGGAACGGGAGATGTGCTTGTTCTTCAGAACGAAATCAACAATGTTCCGGAGATCATGAAGGCAGCGGCAAAAAAGGGCATGAAAATTTACCTCAATCCGGCACCCTTCTCGGAAGAGGTCCTCTCCTGGCCTCTTGAGCTTCTGGATACCCTGGTGGTAAACGAAACCGAGGGAATGGAACTGGCCAAAAGCGAAGGAACGCCCGAAGAGGTTCTCGACCGTTTGACCTCACGCTACCCGGACATCGACATCATCATGACGGCAGGCAAACAGGGTGCCTATTATGGACGGGAAAAAGCACGCGAATATGTACCGATCGTCGACGCGCCCGTGGTAGATACCACTGCGGCAGGAGACACCTTTCTCGGCTATTACCTTGCTTCCAGAATAGCAGGGGCCTCGCCCAAGGCTGCAATGGAACGGGCAACGGTGGCCTCTTCCATCACCGTATCCCGTCCAGGAGCGATGGAGTCGATCCCAACTGCTTCCGAGGTTGATAAGAAACTCGGCTTGTAG
- a CDS encoding PFL family protein has protein sequence MLDTLEIMDTIRMITVDKLDIRTITMGISLQDCADPDAKAAQKKIYDKITRLAGNLVEVGREIESEYGIPIINKRIAVTPISIVAAASECDNYVGFAQTLDKAAKAVGVDFVGGFSALVHKGFSASDLRLIDSIPEALTLTDRVCSSINVATTKAGINMDAVARMGEVVKAAAERTADRDGIACAKLVVFANVPEDNPFMAGAMHGIGEPECTINVGISGPGTVKAALEKVRGERFDVVAETVKRTAFKIARAGQLVAREASRRLNVPFGIIDLSLAPTPAVGDSVAEILEEMGLQSAGAPGTTAALALLNDAVKKGGIMASSHVGGLSGAFIPVSEDAGMIRAVEAGALSLEKMEAMTCVCSVGLDMIAVPGDTSASTISAIIADEMALGVVNNKTTAVRIIPAPGKGVGDSVTYGGLLGTAPVMPVNAFSAADFISRGGRIPAPLHSVRN, from the coding sequence ATGCTCGATACACTTGAGATCATGGACACCATCCGGATGATCACCGTGGACAAACTCGACATTCGGACCATTACCATGGGGATTTCCCTTCAGGACTGTGCGGATCCCGATGCGAAGGCCGCTCAAAAGAAGATCTACGACAAGATCACCCGCCTTGCCGGTAATCTTGTCGAGGTCGGCAGGGAAATCGAATCGGAATATGGTATTCCCATCATCAATAAGCGGATAGCCGTCACCCCCATTTCCATTGTGGCCGCGGCCTCAGAATGCGACAACTATGTGGGTTTCGCCCAGACATTGGATAAGGCGGCAAAGGCGGTGGGAGTCGATTTCGTCGGCGGCTTTTCGGCCCTTGTCCACAAGGGCTTTTCGGCTTCCGATCTCCGCCTGATCGATTCGATTCCCGAGGCCCTCACCCTTACCGACAGGGTCTGTTCATCGATCAACGTTGCTACAACAAAGGCCGGAATCAACATGGATGCAGTGGCACGAATGGGTGAGGTGGTGAAGGCTGCCGCCGAAAGAACTGCGGATAGAGACGGCATCGCATGTGCGAAGCTGGTGGTCTTTGCGAACGTCCCGGAGGACAACCCCTTTATGGCCGGGGCGATGCACGGGATAGGAGAGCCGGAGTGTACCATCAATGTCGGAATCAGCGGACCGGGTACGGTAAAGGCCGCACTGGAAAAGGTCCGAGGGGAACGGTTCGACGTGGTCGCCGAGACGGTCAAAAGGACGGCCTTTAAGATCGCACGGGCAGGGCAGCTGGTGGCGAGAGAGGCCTCCAGAAGGCTCAATGTCCCATTCGGCATCATCGATCTTTCTCTCGCACCCACCCCAGCCGTGGGAGACAGTGTGGCGGAAATCCTGGAAGAGATGGGGCTCCAGTCCGCAGGTGCCCCGGGAACCACCGCCGCCCTCGCCCTTTTAAACGATGCCGTAAAGAAAGGGGGGATCATGGCGAGCTCCCATGTGGGGGGGCTCAGCGGCGCCTTCATTCCCGTGAGCGAGGATGCAGGTATGATCAGAGCGGTGGAGGCCGGCGCGCTAAGTCTTGAGAAGATGGAAGCGATGACCTGTGTTTGTTCGGTGGGCCTCGATATGATCGCCGTGCCGGGAGATACCAGCGCTTCGACCATATCGGCAATTATCGCCGACGAGATGGCCCTCGGGGTCGTAAACAACAAAACCACGGCGGTACGTATCATTCCCGCTCCCGGAAAGGGTGTCGGTGATTCGGTAACATACGGAGGTCTTTTGGGAACGGCACCGGTGATGCCGGTCAATGCCTTTTCCGCAGCCGACTTCATCAGCAGGGGCGGAAGGATTCCGGCTCCTCTGCACAGCGTTCGTAACTAA
- a CDS encoding ACT domain-containing protein, with amino-acid sequence MKAIITVVGEDKVGIIASVSGELAQRKVNILDITQTILQNYFTMMMLVELSEMELSLEKLKTALEEIGKRLGVSIRIQHEEIFRTMHRV; translated from the coding sequence ATGAAAGCGATTATAACGGTAGTTGGAGAAGATAAAGTAGGCATCATTGCCAGTGTGAGCGGGGAGCTGGCCCAGCGCAAGGTGAATATCCTGGACATCACCCAGACAATTCTGCAAAATTATTTCACCATGATGATGTTGGTGGAACTTTCCGAGATGGAGCTCTCTCTCGAAAAGCTCAAGACAGCTCTGGAAGAGATCGGCAAGCGGCTGGGTGTTTCGATTCGAATCCAGCATGAAGAGATCTTCAGAACCATGCACAGGGTATAG
- a CDS encoding BMP family protein, whose product MKRGVVLAILFFLLAAGVLFAAGSQEASEEEALKVALALPGPISDNGWSASAYEGLMMIEKNYGADVSYTENVSTSDMEDVFRSYSELGYSIIFGHGSQFTDAIHAVAGDYPDIQFIIINGNSPKAPNIACIQVADDQQGFMMGAVAALLTKTGTIGVIGGVEIPPIKMAVDGYMLGAKYADPNVEVLSTLTGSFDDVAKAKETALAMIGNGADIVGAIANQAGLGSIEGCKERGVMAVGSNQDQNPVAPDTVVVSVVKSIPVLFTFAFEKMSEGTLEPKVYRLGVNEGAVFLSSWHGFEDKVPAEVKAKLETIKKEVGSGTVKTQP is encoded by the coding sequence ATGAAAAGAGGAGTAGTACTGGCTATATTGTTTTTCCTGCTGGCTGCGGGAGTGCTGTTTGCCGCCGGTTCCCAGGAAGCGAGTGAGGAAGAAGCCCTGAAGGTTGCTTTGGCACTTCCCGGACCCATTAGCGACAATGGCTGGAGTGCGTCTGCCTATGAAGGCTTGATGATGATCGAGAAGAACTATGGCGCCGATGTCTCTTACACGGAAAATGTGAGCACCAGCGATATGGAAGATGTATTTCGCAGCTATTCGGAGCTTGGTTACAGTATCATCTTCGGCCACGGTTCCCAGTTTACCGATGCCATCCATGCTGTGGCAGGTGATTATCCTGATATCCAGTTTATCATTATCAATGGAAACAGCCCGAAGGCTCCCAACATTGCCTGTATTCAGGTTGCGGATGATCAGCAGGGCTTCATGATGGGGGCCGTAGCAGCTTTGCTGACGAAAACCGGGACCATTGGGGTTATCGGTGGTGTTGAAATTCCCCCCATCAAAATGGCGGTGGACGGCTACATGCTCGGTGCAAAGTATGCGGATCCCAATGTCGAGGTCCTCAGTACCCTTACCGGAAGCTTCGACGATGTAGCCAAGGCAAAGGAAACCGCCCTTGCCATGATAGGAAACGGCGCCGATATTGTCGGTGCGATTGCAAACCAGGCCGGGCTCGGCTCCATCGAGGGGTGTAAAGAGCGCGGCGTCATGGCTGTCGGTTCAAATCAGGACCAGAATCCCGTTGCTCCCGATACCGTCGTTGTCAGTGTGGTCAAGAGCATTCCCGTTCTTTTTACTTTTGCCTTCGAAAAGATGTCCGAGGGTACCCTGGAGCCTAAAGTGTATCGTCTCGGTGTCAACGAGGGAGCGGTTTTTCTCTCTTCCTGGCATGGTTTTGAAGATAAAGTACCTGCCGAAGTGAAGGCGAAACTTGAAACGATTAAGAAAGAAGTCGGTAGTGGTACGGTAAAGACCCAGCCGTAG